The following are encoded in a window of Corynebacterium argentoratense DSM 44202 genomic DNA:
- a CDS encoding heavy-metal-associated domain-containing protein, with amino-acid sequence MKIFNVEGMTCEHCANAVREELTDAGLEVGTIDVAAGTVEASGDDAAVAAAIAEAGYKVV; translated from the coding sequence ATGAAGATTTTTAACGTTGAAGGTATGACCTGCGAGCACTGCGCCAACGCTGTGCGTGAGGAGCTCACGGACGCTGGCCTCGAGGTCGGCACCATTGATGTTGCGGCCGGCACGGTTGAGGCGTCGGGTGATGACGCCGCGGTGGCTGCGGCAATCGCCGAGGCCGGCTACAAGGTGGTTTAG